One region of Parerythrobacter jejuensis genomic DNA includes:
- a CDS encoding SDR family oxidoreductase, whose amino-acid sequence MDVSKLMYRDGLMDGERILVTGGGTGLGREMTEAFLKLGATVYICGRRQGKAQDTADELMAQHGGKVVAHGCDIRDADAIKAMVDAIWEEGGALTGLVNNAAGNFISRTEDLSINGFNAISDIVFRGTFYITHEVGTRLIKEGKSASFLSILTTWVWNGGPFTVPSAMSKSAINNMTQSLAAEWGRYGLRFNAIAPGLFPTDGMSARLSPDGRGNNSNDRANPMGRHGEMHELANLAVFLMGPGAEWVNGQTIAIDGAGYQATGGNFYHTLAPLGDEEWAKMRDMIKGTNAKDKADRTVG is encoded by the coding sequence ATGGACGTTTCGAAGCTGATGTATCGCGATGGCTTGATGGATGGCGAACGCATTCTTGTGACCGGCGGCGGCACCGGGCTGGGCCGTGAAATGACCGAGGCTTTCCTCAAACTCGGAGCCACTGTTTACATTTGTGGTCGACGGCAGGGCAAGGCGCAGGACACTGCGGATGAGCTGATGGCGCAGCATGGCGGCAAGGTGGTCGCGCATGGCTGTGACATTCGTGATGCCGATGCGATCAAGGCGATGGTCGATGCGATCTGGGAAGAGGGCGGCGCGCTGACCGGGCTGGTCAACAACGCTGCAGGTAACTTCATCAGCCGGACCGAGGATCTTTCGATCAACGGTTTCAACGCGATTTCCGACATCGTGTTTCGCGGCACTTTCTACATCACCCATGAAGTTGGCACGCGGCTGATCAAGGAAGGCAAGAGCGCCAGTTTCCTGTCGATCCTGACCACATGGGTCTGGAATGGTGGCCCTTTCACTGTGCCCTCTGCGATGAGCAAGTCCGCCATCAACAATATGACCCAGAGCCTGGCGGCGGAGTGGGGCCGTTATGGCCTGCGCTTTAACGCAATCGCGCCCGGTCTTTTCCCGACAGACGGGATGAGCGCACGGCTTTCGCCCGATGGGCGGGGAAACAACTCAAACGATCGCGCCAATCCGATGGGGCGGCATGGCGAAATGCATGAACTGGCGAACCTTGCGGTGTTTCTTATGGGCCCCGGCGCCGAATGGGTGAACGGGCAGACCATCGCGATCGACGGAGCCGGTTATCAAGCGACAGGTGGCAATTTCTACCACACACTGGCACCGCTGGGTGACGAAGAATGGGCCAAGATGCGCGACATGATCAAAGGCACGAACGCCAAGGACAAGGCTGACCGGACGGTGGGCTAG
- the putA gene encoding bifunctional proline dehydrogenase/L-glutamate gamma-semialdehyde dehydrogenase PutA — protein sequence MTKSVSALAPLDRTNLRLAYRQEEGPCVTERLAQASAATRLHDQSAGLACKLIEEARARKASGIDAFLHTYGLATEEGIALMCLAEALLRVPDSETADALIRDKLGDIDWSDHLGESSSTFVNAATFSLMMTGEVLERPEEHQRGMGATLKRTIGRVGEPVIRKATLQAMKILGGQFVFGRTIGEALKRAAPERAKGLTHSFDMLGEAAMTFSDAERYREAYARAIERLAHEADGSVQSSPGISVKLSALYPKYDHFHGQAAKAALVPIVRELAVQARDANIHFTIDAEEAERLELSMDIIESLVADDALFAGHWEGFGLAIQAYQKRAAPLCDWVIKLARRHDRRLMVRLVKGAYWDTEIKLSQVGGYSDFPVFTRKVATDVSYLACAAKLLAAPEAIYPAFATHNAYTVGAIKALAEAASASGNNAPTDSAAFEFQRLHGMGEELFEALGTQEGNRKTPVRIYAPVGSHKDLLAYLVRRLLENGANSSFVNRMADADVPASALANDPVAELAALEPKRNPAIPLPVAIFPGRVNSAGIDLSDPLVLDPLEDRLGALATKRWYAGPTFPADDAGEEAPINAPQDLTHEVGTRRDSTQEEVETAITRALAIQPGWNALGGEKRALLLEAAADTFEEHTDEILSLCQREAGKSLLDAVLELREAVDFLRFYAGEARRQFTAPVLLPGPTGEENRLGLAGRGVFATISPWNFPLAIFIGPAAAALAAGNTVIAKPAEQTPLIAALAVRLCHAAGIPEEVFQLVPGAGDVGQMITSDPRIAGVAFTGSTDTAQAINRTLAAREGPIATFIAETGGQNAMIVDSSALPEQVTRDVIASAFQSAGQRCSAQRMLYIQDDVYDEMLAMIRGAFEALTIGDPADLATDVGPVIDPDAKAALERHVARRKKAGRIVWRRKLPRGTAKGCFVAPSIIELDSILDLRRENFGPILHVARFKADELGKVIADINSTGFGLTLGLHSRLEATRRFVEARATVGNFYVNRNQIGAVVESQPFGGEGLSGTGPKAGGPHYVARFATERVVCIDTTAAGGNATLLAG from the coding sequence ATGACCAAATCCGTGTCTGCGCTCGCACCGCTCGATCGCACCAATTTGCGTCTCGCCTATCGCCAGGAAGAGGGCCCGTGCGTAACGGAAAGGCTGGCCCAGGCGAGCGCTGCTACGCGGCTACACGACCAGTCGGCAGGTTTGGCCTGCAAGCTGATCGAAGAGGCCCGCGCCCGCAAGGCGAGCGGGATCGATGCGTTTCTCCATACCTACGGCCTGGCGACAGAAGAAGGCATCGCCCTGATGTGCCTCGCCGAAGCCTTGCTGCGCGTTCCCGACAGCGAGACAGCAGATGCGCTGATCCGTGACAAGCTGGGCGATATCGACTGGTCCGACCATCTCGGGGAAAGCTCCTCCACCTTCGTCAATGCGGCAACATTCTCGCTGATGATGACGGGCGAAGTGCTGGAACGGCCCGAAGAGCATCAGCGCGGGATGGGCGCAACGCTCAAGCGGACGATTGGCCGGGTCGGTGAGCCGGTGATCCGCAAGGCTACCTTGCAGGCGATGAAGATCTTGGGCGGGCAGTTCGTCTTCGGGCGGACCATCGGGGAAGCTCTCAAACGCGCCGCACCCGAGAGGGCCAAGGGACTGACCCACAGTTTCGACATGCTGGGCGAAGCCGCCATGACCTTTTCCGACGCGGAACGCTATCGCGAAGCCTATGCCCGGGCTATCGAGCGACTGGCACATGAGGCGGACGGGTCCGTGCAAAGCAGCCCGGGCATCTCGGTCAAACTTTCGGCGCTCTACCCCAAATACGATCACTTTCACGGCCAGGCTGCAAAAGCGGCCCTGGTGCCGATTGTACGCGAGCTTGCCGTGCAAGCGCGCGATGCCAATATCCACTTCACCATCGATGCCGAGGAAGCCGAGCGGCTGGAACTTTCGATGGATATCATTGAAAGCCTGGTCGCGGATGACGCGCTGTTTGCGGGCCATTGGGAAGGCTTCGGCTTGGCCATCCAGGCCTATCAGAAACGGGCCGCCCCGCTGTGCGACTGGGTGATCAAACTGGCCCGACGGCACGACCGCCGGCTGATGGTGCGCCTGGTCAAAGGCGCCTATTGGGATACCGAAATTAAGCTGAGCCAGGTCGGCGGATACAGCGATTTCCCGGTCTTCACCCGCAAGGTTGCGACCGATGTCTCCTACCTCGCTTGCGCAGCAAAGTTGCTGGCGGCACCCGAAGCGATCTACCCCGCTTTTGCGACCCATAACGCCTACACTGTCGGCGCCATCAAGGCACTGGCCGAGGCGGCCTCCGCATCGGGCAACAACGCCCCAACAGATAGCGCAGCATTTGAATTCCAGCGGCTGCATGGAATGGGCGAGGAGCTGTTCGAGGCACTTGGCACGCAGGAAGGCAACCGCAAGACCCCTGTACGCATCTATGCGCCTGTCGGCAGCCACAAGGATCTGCTCGCCTATCTCGTACGACGCTTGCTTGAAAATGGCGCCAACAGCTCCTTCGTCAATCGCATGGCCGATGCCGATGTGCCGGCTTCTGCACTGGCAAATGATCCGGTGGCAGAGCTTGCCGCGCTAGAGCCAAAGCGCAATCCAGCGATACCGCTGCCTGTCGCGATTTTCCCGGGCCGGGTAAATAGCGCGGGCATTGATCTGTCGGACCCGCTGGTGCTCGATCCGCTGGAAGACCGTCTTGGCGCGCTGGCCACGAAGCGTTGGTATGCTGGTCCGACCTTCCCGGCTGACGATGCGGGCGAGGAAGCCCCCATCAACGCCCCGCAAGACCTGACCCATGAAGTGGGGACGCGGCGCGACTCGACCCAGGAAGAGGTAGAGACTGCCATCACCCGTGCCCTGGCCATCCAACCCGGCTGGAACGCGTTGGGCGGTGAAAAGCGCGCGCTGCTGCTGGAAGCTGCGGCCGACACCTTTGAAGAGCATACCGACGAAATTCTCTCGCTGTGCCAGCGTGAGGCAGGGAAATCGCTGCTCGATGCGGTGCTCGAATTGCGCGAGGCGGTGGACTTCCTTCGCTTCTACGCTGGCGAGGCTCGGCGCCAATTCACGGCACCAGTCCTGTTGCCCGGCCCAACCGGCGAGGAGAACCGCCTTGGCCTCGCCGGACGCGGCGTTTTCGCGACGATCAGCCCGTGGAATTTCCCGCTCGCCATCTTTATCGGCCCGGCTGCCGCTGCGCTTGCGGCGGGCAATACCGTCATTGCCAAGCCCGCCGAACAGACCCCGCTTATCGCGGCGCTGGCCGTCCGATTGTGTCATGCGGCCGGTATTCCCGAAGAGGTGTTCCAGCTCGTGCCGGGGGCCGGCGATGTCGGCCAGATGATCACATCTGATCCGCGCATTGCCGGTGTCGCCTTTACCGGATCGACCGATACCGCGCAGGCGATCAATCGCACCCTGGCAGCGCGCGAAGGCCCGATCGCGACCTTCATCGCAGAAACGGGTGGCCAGAACGCCATGATCGTCGACAGTTCCGCCCTGCCCGAACAAGTGACCCGCGATGTGATCGCCAGCGCCTTCCAGAGCGCCGGCCAACGCTGCTCGGCCCAGCGTATGCTCTACATCCAGGATGATGTTTACGACGAAATGCTGGCAATGATCCGCGGTGCATTCGAGGCATTGACGATCGGCGATCCGGCTGACCTCGCGACAGATGTCGGCCCTGTGATCGACCCCGATGCCAAAGCCGCGCTGGAACGTCATGTCGCGCGCCGCAAGAAGGCTGGACGCATCGTGTGGCGTCGCAAATTGCCGCGCGGCACGGCCAAGGGTTGCTTTGTCGCACCCTCGATCATCGAACTCGACTCCATCCTCGACCTGAGGCGCGAGAACTTCGGTCCAATCCTGCATGTCGCCCGATTCAAGGCAGACGAGCTGGGCAAGGTGATTGCCGATATCAATTCAACCGGCTTTGGTCTCACGCTGGGGCTTCATAGCAGGCTCGAAGCAACACGGCGCTTTGTCGAAGCACGCGCCACCGTGGGCAATTTCTACGTCAATCGGAACCAGATCGGGGCGGTCGTCGAAAGCCAGCCCTTCGGAGGCGAAGGCTTGTCTGGTACCGGCCCGAAAGCCGGCGGGCCGCATTATGTCGCGCGTTTCGCGACTGAACGCGTTGTCTGCATCGATACGACTGCGGCTGGCGGAAATGCCACGCTGCTGGCGGGATAG